One Catharus ustulatus isolate bCatUst1 chromosome 2, bCatUst1.pri.v2, whole genome shotgun sequence genomic window carries:
- the CCKBR gene encoding gastrin/cholecystokinin type B receptor — protein MDPRPLNVSLQEMLCRSENGTGNGPGTGNGTNGSFCDLLRRGLRGPPAPRELDVAVRVVLYVLIFVLSVGGNALVVAVLALNRRLRTVTNCFLLSLALSDLLLALCCMPFTLLPGLMGAFIFGDVVCKLVAYLMGVSVAVSTFSLVAIAIERYSAICNPLQSRAWQTRSHACRVIAGTWALAALLMLPYAVYSTTRPAAPRPPPAQCTHHWPSERVRQVWYVLLLLVLFFIPGVVMTVAYGLISRELYRGIRFELDVKSEVAAQRGTGGDPAPACDEGDGCYLQLSRPGAALQLRALGAAAQQDRARINSSGAQLAAKRRVIRMLVVIVAMFFLCWLPIFAANTWRAFAPRAAQRALSGTPIAFIHLLSYTSACANPLIYCFMNRRFRKAFGATCAGWGCRRTCPRRPPEDEPPMASASLSKFSYTTVSSLGPP, from the exons ATGGACCCCCGGCCCCTCAACGTGTCGCTGCAGGAGATGCTCTGCCGCTCTGAGAACGGCACCGGGAACGGACCCGGCACCGGCAACGGGACCAACGGCTCATTCTGCGACCTCCTCCGCAGGGGCCTCCGCGGGCCCCCGGCGCCCAGAG agctGGACGTGGCAGTGCGTGTGGTGCTGTACGTGCTGATCTTCGTGCTGAGCGTTGGGGGCAATGCGCTGGTGGTGGCCGTGCTGGCGCTGAACCGGCGGCTGCGCACCGTCACCAACTgcttcctgctgtccctggcactgagtgacctgctgctggcactgtgctgCATGCCCTTCACCTTGCTGCCCGGCCTCATGGGCGCCTTCATCTTCGGCGACGTCGTCTGCAAGCTCGTCGCCTACCTCATGG GGGTCTCGGTGGCCGTGTCCACCTTCAGCCTGGTGGCCATCGCCATCGAGCGCTACAGTGCCATCTGCAACCCGCTGCAGTCCCGCGCCTGGCAGACGCGGTCCCACGCCTGCCGCGTCATCGCGGGCACCTGGGCGCTGGCGGCGCTGCTGATGCTGCCCTACGCCGTGTACAGCACCACGCGGccggccgcgccccgcccgccccccgcgcaGTGCACCCACCACTGGCCCAGCGAGCGCGTCCGGCAGGTCTG GTACGTCCTGCTGCTCCTCGTCCTCTTCTTCATCCCAGGCGTAGTGATGACGGTGGCATACGGGCTTATCTCCCGCGAGCTCTACCGCGGCATCCGCTTCGAGCTGGACGTCAAGAGTGAGGTGGCAG CCCAGCGTGGCACTGGGGGGGACCCAGCACCTGCCTGCGATGAGGGTGACGGGTGCTACCTGCAGCTCTCACGTCCGGGTGCAGCGCTGCAGCTGCGGGCGCTGGGGGCGGCTGCGCAGCAGGACAGGGCGCGCATCAACAGCTCGGGGGCCCAGCTGGCGGCCAAGCGGCGCGTGATCCGCATGCTGGTGGTCATCGTGGCCATGTTCTTCCTCTGCTGGCTGCCCATCTTCGCCGCCAACACCTGGCGTGCCTTCGCCCCACGGGCAGCCCAGCGGGCGCTCTCGGGGACCCCCATCGCCTTCATCCACCTGCTGTCCTACACCTCGGCCTGCGCCAACCCCCTCATCTACTGCTTCATGAACCGCCGCTTCCGCAAGGCCTTCGGGGCCACCTGCGCGGGCTGGGGGTGCCGCCGCACCTGCCCCCGCCGCCCACCCGAGGACGAGCCCCCCATGGCCAGCGCCTCGCTCTCCAAGTTCAGCTACACCACCGTCAGCAGCCTGGGACCCCCCTGA